From Peromyscus maniculatus bairdii isolate BWxNUB_F1_BW_parent chromosome 19, HU_Pman_BW_mat_3.1, whole genome shotgun sequence, the proteins below share one genomic window:
- the Mbd2 gene encoding methyl-CpG-binding domain protein 2 isoform X2 — protein MRAHPGGGRCCPEQEEGESAAGGSGAGGDSAIEQGGQGSALAPSPVSGVRREGARGGGRGRGRWKQAARGGGVCGRGRGRGRGRGRGRGRGRGRGRPQSGGSGLGGDGGGTGGCGVGSGGGVAPRREPVPFPSGSAGPGPRGPRATESGKRMDCPALPPGWKKEEVIRKSGLSAGKSDVYYFSPSGKKFRSKPQLARYLGNAVDLSSFDFRTGKMMPSKLQKNKQRLRNDPLNQNKFVCTFLP, from the exons atGCGCGCGCACCCGGGGGGAGGCCGCTGCTGCccggagcaggaggagggggagagcgCGGCGGGCGGCAGCGGCGCTGGCGGCGACTCCGCCATAGAGCAGGGGGGCCAGGGCAGCGCGCTCGCTCCGTCCCCGGTGAGCGGCGTGCGCAGGGAAGGCGCTCGGGGCGGCGGCCGTGGCCGGGGGCGGTGGAAGCAGGCGGCCCGGGGCGGCGGCGTCTGTGGCCGTGGCCGTGGCCGTGGCCGGGGTCGGGGCCGtggccggggccggggccggggccgcgGCCGTCCCCAGAGTGGCGGCAGCGGCCTtggcggcgacggcggcggcaCGGGCGGCTGCGGCGTCGGCAGCGGTGGCGGCGTCGCCCCCCGGCGGGAGCCTGTCCCTTTCCCGTCGGGGAGCGCCGGGCCGGGGCCCAGGGGACCCCGGGCCACGGAAAGCGGGAAGAGGATGGACTGCCCGGCCCTCCCCCCCGGatggaagaaggaggaagtgatCCGAAAATCAGGGCTCAGTGCTGGCAAGAGCGATGTCTACTACTTCAG TCCAAGTGGTAAGAAGTTCAGAAGTAAACCTCAGCTGGCAAGGTACCTGGGAAATGCCGTTGACCTCAGCAGTTTTGACTTCAGAACTGGCAAGATGATGCCTAGTAAATTACAGAAGAACAAACAGAGACTGCGAAATGATCCTCTCAATCAGAACAAG TTTGTGTGCACCTTTCTGCCCTAG